A region of Micromonospora chokoriensis DNA encodes the following proteins:
- a CDS encoding class I SAM-dependent methyltransferase, with protein sequence MSARALSFGMVAEAYERYRPGYPVELLDLVMTYAGRPVRTALEIGAGTGKATRLFTRREVMVTATEPDGAMLAELRKHVPSRVQTVQAAFEDLRPGETYDLVYAAAALHWTKAEGRWSRMAALVEPGGVFASFGAPIQPADPAVAEAVRAVRAPFLESDEVPSPDGTPPGQAMQWPGTELQRSEWFTDVRQVVIERRLTMSADDYVGHLSTISAYLELPTSEQEQVFDRITQVLPETVDLAADIVVHLARRRPER encoded by the coding sequence ATGTCTGCTCGCGCGCTGAGCTTCGGGATGGTGGCGGAAGCATACGAACGGTACCGGCCGGGATATCCCGTCGAGCTTCTCGACCTGGTGATGACCTACGCGGGCCGGCCGGTTCGGACGGCCCTGGAGATCGGTGCGGGGACAGGCAAGGCAACCCGTCTGTTCACCCGACGGGAGGTCATGGTCACCGCGACCGAGCCGGACGGGGCCATGCTCGCCGAACTGCGCAAACATGTGCCGTCCCGCGTCCAGACCGTGCAGGCCGCATTCGAGGACCTGCGACCGGGGGAGACATACGACCTGGTGTACGCGGCCGCGGCGCTGCACTGGACGAAGGCGGAGGGTCGGTGGTCGCGGATGGCCGCGCTGGTGGAGCCGGGTGGCGTGTTCGCCTCGTTCGGCGCCCCGATCCAGCCGGCGGATCCGGCGGTGGCGGAGGCGGTGCGTGCGGTCCGGGCGCCGTTTCTGGAGAGCGACGAGGTGCCGTCTCCCGACGGCACGCCCCCGGGGCAGGCGATGCAGTGGCCGGGCACCGAGCTTCAGCGGTCCGAGTGGTTCACCGATGTGCGGCAGGTCGTGATCGAGCGGCGTCTGACGATGAGCGCCGACGACTACGTCGGGCACCTGTCGACGATCTCGGCGTACCTCGAACTGCCGACCTCGGAACAGGAGCAGGTCTTCGACCGGATCACGCAGGTCCTGCCCGAGACGGTCGACCTCGCCGCCGACATCGTCGTCCATCTCGCCCGTCGGCGTCCCGAGCGGTAG
- a CDS encoding ABC transporter permease: MATITEAPPTPSPARTARRRIVARPAAWIVWGVVVFFFLNLLGVVASVLVSSFGQRWFDTWLPDGYTTSWYGRAWEEFALLRVIVVTLEVSVLVVGLSLLIGVPAAYVLARRSFPGKRLIFLVFLLPILMPPITYGIPLATVLYKFGLAGNMSGVVLANLVPSVPFVILTMTPFIEQIDPRVESAARMCGAGLRTVFLRVLAPLLVPGILASAILVLVRTVGMFELTFLTAGPDSQTLVVALYYSMSASGIRAQQSVDAMAVIYTSMMLVLLVVALRYVNPTQLVARVKDEPEH, translated from the coding sequence ATGGCAACGATCACCGAGGCGCCACCGACGCCGTCCCCCGCCCGCACCGCACGTCGGCGCATCGTCGCGCGACCCGCCGCCTGGATCGTGTGGGGCGTCGTCGTCTTCTTCTTCCTCAACCTGTTGGGCGTCGTGGCGTCCGTGCTGGTCAGCTCGTTCGGCCAGCGCTGGTTCGACACCTGGCTGCCCGACGGCTACACCACCAGCTGGTACGGGCGGGCCTGGGAGGAGTTCGCGCTCCTGCGGGTCATCGTCGTGACGCTGGAGGTCTCCGTACTCGTCGTGGGTCTCTCGCTGCTGATCGGCGTGCCGGCGGCCTACGTGCTCGCGCGGCGGTCGTTCCCCGGCAAACGGTTGATCTTCCTCGTGTTCCTGCTGCCCATCCTGATGCCGCCGATCACGTACGGCATTCCGCTGGCGACCGTCCTCTACAAGTTTGGTCTGGCCGGGAACATGTCCGGGGTGGTGCTCGCCAACCTCGTACCCTCGGTGCCCTTCGTCATCCTGACGATGACCCCGTTCATCGAGCAGATCGACCCGCGGGTCGAGAGCGCCGCGCGCATGTGCGGAGCGGGACTGCGGACGGTGTTCCTCCGGGTCCTCGCACCGTTGCTCGTCCCGGGCATCCTCGCCTCCGCGATCCTCGTCCTCGTGCGGACGGTGGGGATGTTCGAACTGACCTTCCTCACCGCCGGGCCGGACTCGCAGACCCTCGTCGTGGCGCTCTACTACTCGATGTCGGCGTCCGGGATCCGGGCCCAGCAGTCGGTCGACGCCATGGCGGTCATCTACACCTCGATGATGCTCGTCCTGCTCGTCGTCGCCCTGCGCTACGTCAATCCGACGCAGCTCGTGGCGCGGGTCAAGGACGAGCCAGAGCACTGA
- a CDS encoding extracellular solute-binding protein: MGMTRRGALLVTASSLLVGAVGCGAPETPGDTSGDTSGEVPQRPGRAVTLNVLDVAGNLQLTQGMIDEFVSKNPDVISRVTYSKAPAPELAGKIKAQQGADRVDIGLVLTGVDGLAAGIEQGLWVDVLPAFADRLGGMQNYLEPAAAMQKLAGNAGVTVTYYPSGPLLEYLPSRLATPPTNAQALLAWAKANPKRFQYARPANSGPGRTFLMGLPYILGDSNPKDPTAGWDKTWAFLKELGQYVDYYPSGTTETMKNLANGTAHLIVSTTGWDINPRVLGTVPKDARIATIDGFHWVTDAHYAVMPKGVSTDTQAAVLALLAFMLTPEQQAKAYDEGYFYPGPAVKDVQLTSAPQKSQDAIREFGRPEYDALIAGNPTEVPLDAKSLVAAFNRWDREIGGGKVKQG, translated from the coding sequence ATGGGTATGACGCGGCGAGGCGCCCTCCTGGTCACGGCATCGTCGCTCCTGGTGGGCGCGGTCGGGTGCGGAGCGCCGGAGACCCCCGGCGACACCTCGGGTGACACCTCCGGTGAGGTGCCGCAGCGACCCGGCCGGGCGGTGACGCTCAACGTCCTCGACGTGGCGGGCAACCTACAGCTCACCCAGGGGATGATCGACGAGTTCGTGTCGAAGAACCCGGACGTGATCTCCCGGGTGACGTACTCGAAGGCGCCTGCGCCCGAGCTGGCCGGCAAGATCAAGGCCCAGCAGGGTGCGGACCGGGTGGACATCGGTCTGGTGTTGACCGGCGTCGACGGCCTCGCGGCCGGGATCGAGCAGGGGCTCTGGGTCGACGTGCTGCCGGCGTTCGCCGACCGGCTCGGCGGGATGCAGAACTACCTGGAACCGGCCGCCGCGATGCAGAAACTCGCCGGCAACGCCGGCGTGACGGTCACCTACTATCCGTCCGGCCCGCTGCTCGAATACCTGCCGTCGCGACTCGCGACGCCACCCACCAACGCGCAGGCCCTGCTCGCCTGGGCCAAGGCCAACCCGAAGAGGTTCCAGTACGCCCGACCGGCCAACTCCGGTCCGGGACGAACGTTCCTGATGGGTCTGCCCTACATCCTGGGTGACTCGAACCCCAAGGACCCCACCGCGGGCTGGGACAAGACGTGGGCCTTCCTCAAGGAGTTGGGCCAGTACGTCGACTACTACCCGTCCGGCACCACCGAGACGATGAAGAACCTCGCCAACGGCACCGCCCACCTGATCGTCAGCACCACCGGCTGGGACATCAACCCCCGGGTGCTGGGCACGGTGCCCAAGGACGCGCGGATCGCCACGATCGACGGGTTCCACTGGGTCACCGACGCGCACTACGCCGTCATGCCCAAGGGCGTGTCGACCGACACGCAGGCCGCGGTGCTGGCCCTGCTGGCGTTCATGCTCACCCCCGAGCAGCAGGCGAAGGCGTACGACGAGGGGTACTTCTACCCCGGGCCGGCGGTGAAGGACGTCCAGCTCACGTCGGCGCCGCAGAAGAGCCAGGACGCGATCCGCGAGTTCGGCCGCCCCGAGTACGACGCGCTGATCGCCGGTAACCCCACCGAGGTCCCGCTCGACGCGAAGAGTCTCGTGGCGGCGTTCAACCGCTGGGACCGCGAGATCGGCGGCGGGAAGGTCAAGCAGGGATGA
- a CDS encoding OsmC family protein has translation MSEDTFRSVQIERTSVGNYVARNVRGGSMSLGTGEDSSFTPVELLLAAIGGCSAVDVDHITSRRAEPTQFSVAVTGDKIRDESGGNRMQNITVEFTVTFPAGADGDRAREALPRSLQQSHDRLCTVSRTVELGAPVSIAIAGAASAVDQR, from the coding sequence ATGAGTGAGGACACTTTCCGCTCGGTGCAGATCGAGCGCACCAGCGTGGGTAACTACGTCGCGCGTAACGTCCGTGGCGGGTCGATGTCGCTGGGCACGGGCGAGGACTCCAGCTTCACACCCGTGGAGTTGCTCCTGGCGGCCATCGGCGGTTGCAGCGCGGTCGACGTGGACCACATCACCAGCCGTCGCGCCGAACCGACGCAGTTCTCCGTCGCGGTCACCGGCGACAAGATCCGGGACGAGTCCGGGGGCAACCGGATGCAGAACATCACTGTCGAGTTCACCGTGACGTTCCCGGCCGGCGCGGACGGCGACCGGGCGCGCGAGGCGTTGCCCCGCTCGTTGCAGCAGTCGCACGACCGGCTCTGCACGGTCTCCCGTACCGTCGAGTTGGGCGCTCCGGTCTCGATCGCCATTGCCGGTGCTGCCAGCGCTGTAGACCAGCGCTGA
- a CDS encoding ABC transporter permease produces MSGSRPGRPLTHWQHRLAERGIDRQLWLLVPALVFVVALFLYPFFYGLGLSFQPTRGGPFSDYVRFFSDAYERGTIWITLRIALPAALLNVLAAVPIAYRMRGRFRAKRLVTTVLVVPITLGTVLTAQGLLNFLGPTGWFNRILLATNLVDEPVRLTHNYWGVFFSLVITGFPFAFLLVLSYLSGIDPTLERAAATLGADWRRRFTRITLPLLMPGLATTFCLTFVLAFSVFPSAVLVGNPAGETRVISLAAYQAAYEQYDYPYASAIAMIMGFVELVIIAVVLAARSRFYTGSTGGKG; encoded by the coding sequence GTGAGCGGCAGCCGGCCCGGCAGACCGTTGACGCACTGGCAGCACCGTCTCGCCGAGCGGGGCATCGACCGTCAGCTCTGGTTGCTGGTGCCGGCCCTGGTGTTCGTTGTCGCCCTGTTCCTCTACCCGTTCTTCTACGGGCTGGGGCTCTCGTTCCAGCCGACCAGGGGTGGGCCGTTCAGCGACTACGTCCGGTTCTTCTCCGACGCCTACGAGCGGGGCACGATCTGGATCACGCTGCGGATCGCGTTGCCCGCCGCGCTGCTGAACGTCCTCGCCGCGGTGCCGATCGCCTACCGGATGCGCGGGCGCTTCCGGGCCAAGCGGCTGGTCACCACAGTGCTGGTCGTGCCGATCACGCTCGGCACGGTGCTCACCGCCCAGGGGTTGCTGAACTTCCTCGGCCCGACCGGCTGGTTCAACCGGATCCTGCTGGCCACGAACCTCGTCGACGAGCCGGTGCGACTGACCCACAACTACTGGGGTGTCTTCTTCTCGTTGGTGATCACCGGATTTCCGTTCGCGTTCCTGCTGGTGCTCTCGTACCTCTCCGGCATCGATCCGACCCTGGAACGGGCGGCCGCGACGTTGGGGGCGGACTGGCGTCGCCGGTTCACCAGGATCACCCTTCCGCTCCTGATGCCCGGCCTGGCCACGACCTTCTGCCTGACCTTCGTGCTGGCGTTCAGCGTGTTCCCGTCGGCCGTCCTGGTCGGCAACCCGGCCGGCGAGACGCGCGTCATCTCCCTCGCCGCGTACCAGGCGGCGTACGAGCAGTACGACTACCCGTACGCCTCGGCCATCGCGATGATCATGGGCTTCGTCGAGTTGGTGATCATCGCGGTGGTGTTGGCCGCGCGCAGCCGTTTCTACACCGGCTCCACCGGAGGCAAGGGCTGA
- a CDS encoding LacI family DNA-binding transcriptional regulator yields the protein MPDHTRPPDKRATIYDVAAEADVSPSTVSRAFSRPSRVNSETAERVRQVAERLGYRTNPLARALTTSRTRMIALVIADITNPVYAGIVRGAQETAMHDEYTTVLIDAQESDRLERAAIERTMSTVDGIVLASSRMSDSAIRMFAKQRPVVVLNRAVADVPCVVTDNPRGVRRAAEHLGELGHDHITYVAGPQASWPNGIRWRSLLEAGMELEIKVRQIGPFSPTIEGGERAAEELRARPATAVLAFNDQMAIGLIRGLTRMGVDVPGDVSIVGFDNTLAADIVTPGLTTVAAPFYAEGSAATRHLLTMIEGAPGHAGRPMVLPVRLVVRHSTAARRSAGRARQWVRQPPAPDPAAHRS from the coding sequence ATGCCCGACCACACCAGGCCGCCCGACAAGAGAGCCACGATCTACGACGTCGCGGCCGAAGCCGACGTGTCACCCTCCACGGTGTCGCGTGCCTTCTCCCGGCCGAGTCGCGTCAACTCCGAGACCGCCGAGCGGGTCCGCCAGGTCGCCGAGCGGTTGGGCTATCGCACCAACCCGCTCGCCCGCGCCCTCACCACGTCCCGCACGCGCATGATCGCGCTCGTCATCGCCGACATCACCAACCCGGTCTACGCCGGGATCGTGCGCGGTGCGCAGGAGACGGCGATGCACGACGAATACACCACGGTGCTGATCGACGCCCAGGAGTCCGACCGGCTGGAGCGGGCGGCGATCGAACGCACGATGTCGACGGTCGACGGCATCGTGTTGGCCAGCAGCCGAATGTCGGACTCGGCGATCCGGATGTTCGCCAAGCAGCGGCCGGTGGTGGTCCTCAACCGCGCCGTCGCCGACGTGCCCTGCGTCGTGACGGACAATCCCCGAGGGGTCCGGCGGGCCGCCGAGCACCTCGGGGAACTGGGGCACGACCACATCACCTACGTCGCGGGGCCGCAGGCGTCCTGGCCGAACGGCATCCGCTGGCGGTCGTTGCTCGAAGCCGGCATGGAACTGGAGATCAAGGTACGCCAGATCGGCCCGTTCAGCCCGACCATCGAGGGCGGTGAGCGAGCCGCCGAGGAGCTGCGCGCCCGTCCCGCGACCGCTGTCCTCGCCTTCAACGACCAGATGGCGATCGGGCTCATCCGTGGCCTCACCCGAATGGGTGTCGACGTGCCGGGCGACGTCAGCATCGTGGGTTTCGACAACACCCTCGCCGCCGACATCGTCACACCAGGGCTGACCACTGTCGCAGCACCGTTCTACGCGGAGGGCTCGGCGGCGACCCGGCACCTCCTCACGATGATCGAGGGCGCTCCCGGGCACGCCGGCCGGCCGATGGTCCTGCCGGTACGCCTCGTGGTCCGCCACTCGACGGCCGCCCGTCGGAGCGCGGGTCGCGCCCGACAGTGGGTACGCCAACCGCCCGCACCCGACCCGGCGGCCCACCGCTCCTGA
- a CDS encoding ABC transporter ATP-binding protein: MSAFSRLRLDGVSRRFGGQAALTELDLTIEAGEFIALLGPSGCGKSTALNCLAGLLPLTAGSIWQDERRIDTLPPERRGFGMVFQSYALFPHLTVRANIAFGLRMRRLPKEETRRRTEEAVRLVRLEDHVDKLPGQLSGGQQQRVAIARAVVFEPSLVLMDEPLSNLDAKLRLEMRTEIRRLHQSLGLTTVYVTHDQEEALSLADRLVVLREGRVQQVGSPRELHTRPANRHVADFMGYRNLWPGRVEQVDGVRATVGSSGHRLVGEAVGDLRAGVDAVVAVRPEDVRVDGSGEARDALPATVEVVEYQGRELAAEARTDTGLLLHLRTEQRIAPGDRVTLAVDPQRLLVYPADAAQPTDRLADVVEAAR, encoded by the coding sequence ATGAGCGCCTTCTCCCGGCTCCGCCTGGACGGGGTGTCCCGCCGGTTCGGTGGGCAGGCCGCGCTCACCGAGTTGGACCTGACGATCGAGGCGGGGGAGTTCATCGCGCTGCTCGGCCCGTCCGGCTGCGGCAAGTCGACGGCGTTGAACTGCCTGGCCGGGCTCCTGCCGTTGACGGCCGGGAGCATCTGGCAGGACGAGCGCCGCATCGACACGCTGCCGCCGGAGCGGCGCGGTTTCGGCATGGTGTTCCAGAGCTACGCGCTCTTCCCCCACCTGACGGTACGGGCGAACATCGCCTTCGGGCTCCGGATGCGGCGGTTGCCGAAGGAGGAGACGCGCCGGCGTACGGAGGAGGCGGTGCGGCTGGTACGGCTGGAGGACCACGTCGACAAGCTGCCCGGCCAGCTCTCGGGTGGTCAACAGCAACGCGTCGCCATCGCCCGTGCCGTCGTGTTCGAGCCGTCCCTCGTCCTGATGGACGAGCCGTTGAGCAACCTCGACGCCAAGCTGCGTCTGGAGATGCGCACCGAGATCCGCCGGCTGCACCAGTCGCTGGGCCTCACCACCGTCTACGTCACGCACGACCAGGAGGAGGCGTTGTCCCTGGCCGACCGGTTGGTGGTGCTGCGGGAGGGGCGGGTGCAGCAGGTCGGCTCGCCGCGTGAGCTGCACACCCGGCCGGCGAACCGACACGTCGCCGACTTCATGGGCTACCGCAACCTGTGGCCGGGCCGGGTCGAGCAGGTCGACGGCGTGCGGGCCACCGTCGGGTCGTCTGGTCATCGACTGGTCGGCGAGGCCGTCGGAGACCTGCGTGCCGGGGTGGACGCGGTGGTCGCGGTGCGCCCCGAGGACGTCCGCGTCGACGGGTCCGGCGAGGCCCGTGACGCCCTGCCGGCCACCGTCGAGGTGGTGGAGTACCAGGGGCGTGAGTTGGCGGCCGAGGCGCGCACCGACACGGGCCTGTTGCTGCACCTGCGGACCGAGCAGCGCATCGCACCGGGCGACCGGGTCACGCTCGCCGTCGACCCGCAGCGGCTCCTGGTCTATCCCGCCGACGCGGCGCAGCCGACCGACCGTCTCGCGGACGTCGTGGAGGCGGCGCGGTGA
- a CDS encoding FGGY family carbohydrate kinase, with protein MSPGGPVILAVDLGTTTVRAASFALDGTVRHVETRRCPLLQPAPGWLVVEPDVLMAATLAAMSACAAAIEGAEVVAVTLSTARGALIGLDATLTPVTPLLTRHDSRSAEAARDLRSSGQSRELHRLSGTPVHPGSPLCKLMWFARHEPYLCAATRWWVGLKDYALHRLTGAVVTELSSASGTGLFDVHRRMWSPAVLDLAGVSESQLPPVLPTTAVLRLSATAGRSVGLPSGTPVVVGACHEPARALGTAAIDSTVACVTLGATGSLRTVVAAPLVDGTETFTCGALTDDTWVLGATVANGGNVVRWAGHTLAPEHPSTSGDDWAPPALLRLAERIAPGSDGLVMLPHARDDRAHPEGSGPLGAYLGLRGHHSRGHLVRAAVEGVCLQLGGVRDRLAEVTPVSSVHLAGGAFSSPLWRQVMAAVLDCPVRASGATDDAALGAAALGLFAIGLSPDLQGAVTQLDPEGTRSEPVTVDPALAAAYRGLRTKLPVLRTVVGRVGDILDEAAAGHADGRTDALPRDAVGG; from the coding sequence ATGAGCCCGGGAGGTCCTGTCATCCTCGCGGTCGACCTGGGCACCACGACCGTCCGGGCGGCATCGTTCGCGCTGGACGGCACCGTGCGGCACGTCGAGACACGGCGGTGTCCACTCCTGCAGCCGGCACCCGGCTGGCTGGTGGTGGAGCCCGACGTCCTCATGGCGGCCACCCTGGCGGCGATGTCCGCCTGCGCCGCCGCCATCGAGGGCGCGGAGGTCGTCGCTGTCACGCTCAGCACCGCCAGGGGCGCCCTGATCGGGTTGGACGCGACGCTGACGCCGGTGACGCCGCTGCTCACCCGGCACGACTCGCGGTCCGCCGAGGCAGCCCGCGACCTGCGGTCCTCCGGCCAGAGCCGAGAGTTGCACCGATTGTCGGGCACACCTGTGCACCCGGGCAGCCCGCTCTGCAAACTCATGTGGTTCGCCCGCCACGAGCCGTACCTCTGCGCCGCGACGCGGTGGTGGGTCGGCCTCAAGGACTACGCGCTCCACCGGCTGACCGGGGCGGTGGTGACCGAGCTGTCCTCGGCTTCCGGCACCGGACTGTTCGACGTCCACCGGCGGATGTGGAGTCCTGCGGTCCTCGACCTCGCCGGGGTGTCCGAGAGTCAACTGCCCCCGGTCCTGCCCACGACGGCCGTCCTGCGGCTGTCGGCGACGGCGGGCCGGTCGGTCGGCCTGCCGTCCGGCACACCTGTCGTCGTGGGCGCGTGCCACGAACCGGCGCGCGCTCTGGGCACCGCGGCGATCGACAGCACCGTCGCCTGTGTGACGCTGGGTGCCACCGGGTCCCTGCGGACGGTGGTCGCCGCTCCCCTCGTCGACGGAACGGAGACCTTCACCTGCGGCGCGTTGACCGACGACACGTGGGTTCTCGGCGCCACGGTGGCCAACGGCGGCAACGTCGTGCGGTGGGCCGGTCACACCCTCGCGCCCGAGCATCCGTCGACGTCCGGTGACGACTGGGCACCGCCCGCGCTCCTGAGGCTCGCCGAACGGATCGCTCCGGGAAGCGACGGCCTCGTGATGCTGCCCCACGCGCGCGACGACCGGGCCCACCCGGAGGGCTCCGGCCCGTTGGGGGCGTACCTGGGGTTGCGGGGGCACCACTCTCGCGGTCATCTGGTGCGGGCCGCCGTGGAGGGCGTCTGCCTGCAACTCGGTGGCGTTCGCGACCGCCTGGCCGAGGTGACGCCGGTCAGCAGCGTTCACCTGGCCGGGGGCGCGTTTTCCTCTCCCCTGTGGCGGCAGGTGATGGCGGCGGTCCTGGACTGTCCGGTGCGGGCGTCGGGCGCGACCGACGACGCGGCCCTCGGCGCGGCCGCGCTCGGGCTCTTCGCGATCGGTCTCTCCCCCGACCTGCAGGGGGCGGTCACCCAACTCGATCCGGAGGGCACCCGCAGCGAACCGGTCACCGTCGACCCGGCCCTCGCCGCGGCGTACCGCGGCCTACGGACGAAGCTGCCCGTACTCCGCACCGTGGTGGGACGGGTGGGCGACATCCTCGACGAGGCGGCCGCCGGGCACGCCGACGGGCGGACCGACGCGCTGCCCCGCGACGCCGTGGGCGGTTGA